A single region of the Streptomyces sp. ITFR-16 genome encodes:
- the sigJ gene encoding RNA polymerase sigma factor SigJ, with protein sequence MSEQGPGTGTGPTTEVFVVHRELLFSLVYNMLGSVSDTEDVLQETWLAWTARNEAPGADRIESPRAYLVRIAVNKAISRRDAISRRRETYVGTWLPEPLVAGAETPPPPADETAERAERSESVSMAMLVVLETLTPLERAVFVLHEVFGYAHTETAEILGRSAAAVRQLAHRAREHVQARRPRYRPDPLLHRQVTEHFLAAVFGGDMAALMRLLAPDVTLWADGGGKTRAASPRTVHGRDNVARLLINRAAHRDGLEVSYRQVNGDPAAVLFSGDTPFAVMVLDLTPDGEQVSDIYNVANPDKLPRPGRT encoded by the coding sequence ATGTCCGAGCAAGGCCCCGGCACCGGCACCGGCCCCACCACCGAGGTGTTCGTCGTCCACCGCGAACTGCTGTTCTCGCTCGTCTACAACATGCTCGGCAGCGTCTCCGACACCGAGGACGTCCTCCAGGAGACGTGGCTCGCCTGGACGGCCAGGAACGAGGCGCCCGGCGCCGACCGGATCGAGAGCCCGCGCGCCTACCTCGTACGGATCGCCGTGAACAAGGCGATCTCCCGGCGGGACGCCATCAGCCGCCGCCGGGAGACCTATGTCGGTACATGGCTGCCGGAACCGCTCGTCGCCGGCGCCGAGACCCCGCCGCCGCCCGCCGACGAGACCGCCGAGCGGGCGGAGCGCTCGGAGTCCGTGTCGATGGCGATGCTGGTCGTGCTGGAGACCCTGACGCCGCTGGAGCGTGCGGTCTTCGTCCTGCACGAGGTCTTCGGCTACGCGCACACCGAGACGGCGGAGATCCTGGGCCGCAGCGCCGCCGCCGTCCGCCAGCTCGCCCACCGCGCCCGCGAGCACGTCCAGGCCCGCCGGCCCCGCTACCGCCCCGATCCGCTGCTCCACCGGCAGGTGACGGAACACTTCCTGGCCGCCGTGTTCGGCGGGGACATGGCCGCCCTGATGCGCCTCCTCGCCCCCGACGTCACGCTGTGGGCCGACGGCGGCGGCAAGACGCGGGCCGCGAGCCCGCGCACGGTGCACGGCCGCGACAACGTCGCCCGGCTCCTGATCAACCGCGCCGCCCACCGCGACGGCCTGGAGGTCTCCTACCGGCAGGTCAACGGCGATCCCGCCGCAGTGCTGTTCAGCGGCGACACCCCGTTCGCCGTGATGGTCCTCGACCTGACGCCGGACGGCGAACAGGTCAGCGACATCTACAACGTCGCCAACCCTGACAAACTGCCGCGCCCCGGCCGGACGTGA
- a CDS encoding LytR C-terminal domain-containing protein yields the protein MGGKYRITGDKYPRMRRPRRRGKLVLTAIASVVALGLAGWGTLQLIDVFTGGDKKASAADRADCPSAKPSAPAKVLPKPAKITVNVYNATPRSGLAKAAADELKKRGFTIGKVGNATAAYDKKVPGTGLLLGAPAAVNGTFPVLGTQLPGAATKTDARKSAEVDLIIGTKFRAFSKPKAAADALTALTAPAPAPSSC from the coding sequence ATGGGCGGAAAGTACCGCATCACGGGTGACAAGTACCCACGTATGCGACGCCCCCGCCGCCGCGGCAAACTCGTCCTCACGGCCATCGCCTCCGTGGTCGCCCTCGGGCTGGCCGGCTGGGGCACGCTGCAGCTCATCGACGTCTTCACGGGCGGTGACAAGAAGGCCAGTGCCGCCGACCGCGCGGACTGCCCGTCCGCGAAGCCGTCCGCGCCCGCGAAGGTGCTGCCGAAGCCCGCGAAGATCACGGTCAACGTCTACAACGCGACGCCGCGCAGCGGTCTCGCCAAGGCGGCCGCCGACGAGCTGAAGAAGCGCGGCTTCACGATCGGCAAGGTGGGCAACGCCACCGCCGCGTACGACAAGAAGGTCCCGGGGACCGGGCTGCTGCTGGGGGCCCCGGCCGCCGTCAACGGCACGTTCCCCGTGCTCGGCACCCAGCTGCCGGGGGCCGCGACGAAGACCGACGCCCGCAAGAGCGCGGAGGTCGATCTGATCATCGGCACGAAGTTCAGGGCGTTCAGCAAGCCGAAGGCAGCCGCCGACGCCCTGACCGCGCTGACCGCGCCGGCCCCGGCACCGTCCTCCTGCTGA
- a CDS encoding type II toxin-antitoxin system VapB family antitoxin, which yields MIFKRIGNGRPYPDHGRESTRQWADVAPRPVRLDQLVTTKGQLDLETLLAEDSTFYGDLFAHVVKWQGDLYLEDGLHRAVRAALQQRQVLHARVLELG from the coding sequence GTGATCTTCAAGCGCATCGGAAATGGGCGGCCTTATCCCGACCACGGCCGGGAAAGCACCCGGCAGTGGGCGGATGTCGCGCCGCGCCCGGTCCGCCTCGACCAGCTCGTCACCACCAAGGGCCAGCTGGACCTCGAAACCCTCCTCGCCGAGGACTCCACGTTCTACGGCGACCTGTTCGCGCACGTCGTGAAGTGGCAGGGCGACCTCTATCTGGAGGACGGGCTGCACCGCGCGGTCCGCGCCGCGCTCCAGCAGCGCCAGGTGCTGCACGCCCGCGTGCTCGAACTCGGCTGA
- a CDS encoding HhH-GPD-type base excision DNA repair protein, producing the protein MTKSDEGRDLTLRIAQQPEADALLARSPLAALVGMLLDQQVPMEWAFSGPYTLARRMGGDDLDAHEIASYDPEAFTALFTDKPALHRYPGSMAKRVQQLCQYLVAQYDGDASAVWRDAATGAELRKRLNALPGFGTQKAQIFLALLGKQFGVRPPGWREAAGSYGEAGSHRSVADITGPESLAEVRAYKQEAKAAAKGAKAAAKGK; encoded by the coding sequence ATGACCAAGAGCGACGAAGGCCGAGACCTCACCCTCCGGATCGCCCAGCAGCCGGAGGCGGACGCGCTTCTCGCCCGCAGCCCGCTCGCCGCCCTGGTGGGCATGCTGCTGGATCAGCAGGTGCCGATGGAGTGGGCCTTCTCCGGCCCGTACACCCTGGCGCGGCGGATGGGCGGGGACGATCTGGACGCCCATGAGATCGCCTCGTACGACCCCGAGGCGTTCACCGCCCTGTTCACCGACAAACCCGCGCTGCACCGCTACCCGGGCTCGATGGCCAAGCGGGTGCAGCAGCTGTGCCAGTACCTGGTGGCGCAGTACGACGGCGACGCGAGCGCGGTATGGCGCGACGCCGCCACCGGGGCCGAGCTGCGCAAACGGCTGAACGCCCTGCCCGGGTTCGGTACGCAGAAGGCGCAGATCTTCCTGGCGCTGCTGGGCAAGCAGTTCGGCGTCCGGCCGCCGGGCTGGCGGGAGGCGGCGGGCTCGTACGGCGAGGCGGGCTCGCACCGCTCGGTCGCCGACATCACCGGGCCCGAGTCGCTCGCCGAGGTGCGCGCGTACAAGCAGGAGGCCAAGGCCGCCGCGAAGGGCGCCAAGGCGGCGGCCAAGGGGAAGTGA